GCCCATGAGAGGGCGGTGGTGAGCCATCCCTTGAACTGATGAACACCTGTGGTGAagaatctgtttccacgctgcgtctctaaaactaaaaactaaatgcaCGACTCTTTCTCTCTTTAGATTTATTTTCTGGCTCCCATATGCCTTTCTCTAAGTTTAGTTGTCacactattgaggcagtgcagcgtagttcaCAAGCTGAcagtctttcctcacatgacagtccctgggatggcgggactgtcatgtgaggaaagattggaaagactgggcttgtatgcactggagtttagaaggatgagaggggatcttatagagacgtataaaattataaaaggactggacaagctagatgcaggaaaaatgtccccaatgttgggggagtccagaaccaggggccacagtctgagaataaaagggaaggccatttaaaactgagatgagaaaaaaacgttttcacccagagagttgtgaatttgtggaattctctgccacagaaggcagtggaggccaattcactggatgaattttaaagagagttagatagagctctgggggctagcggaatcaagggacgtagggagaaggcaggcacgggttactgattgtggatgatcagccacgatcacaatgaatggcggtgctggctcaaagggccaaatggcctcctcctgcacctattttctatgtgttctatgtctatgtcgcatatactagtgaagatgggacatgtttggctgaagggcctgcttccatgcagtgTGATTCTATAACTTTATACATGTTATATTGTGAAACTGAATGAACAACGTTACATTGCAATCATTATTTTAACTTGCACAATAGTTGCCCAGAACATCAAACCGTATTTACTGCTCAAGATGCTAAGTCCATGTATCTGTTTAGCAGATCCATTCAtggtacttttagtttagtttagtttagagatacagcacagaaacaggcccttcggccaaaaccgactccgcaccgaccagcgatccccgcacgttaacactaccctacgcacacgagggacaattttacacttatgccaacccaattaaccaataaacccgtaggtctttggagtgtgggaggaaaccgaagaatctCCGAGAAaatcctcgcaggtcacggggagaacatacaaactccgtacagacagcacccgtagtcaggatcgaacccgggtctctggcgctgtaaggcagcaactctaccgccgtgaccGCCCAGCACCCATACTCTACACCATACGGTATGACCTGCCTGGATAGCACTTGAAATGACTTTCACTGTATTTCGGACACGTGAGAATAAAACTAATTACCAAGTAAGCAATACTTTCTACTTTTCATTGCTAAGTATGAGTTTCGTGGGATACACTGAGGTCAATCAATCAGCGAATTGTTGACAAACCTGTACAGCAAACTACACAGTGAGCTGCACCTGAATAGGAATGAAAAGGTTGACATTTGCATCGGCCCTGTATAATCCACCTCACAACGAGATTGCACAATTTCTTTCAGGTGAATATCAAATGCTACGATTTTATACTTTAGAGACATGGCGCGGAAACTGtgccttcgtcccaccgggtccgcgccgaccagcgatcaccctgtacactagcactgtcctacacactagggatagtgtgtttttagatcagccataattgaagggcggtgtaggctcggtgggccgaatggcctaattcttctcctatgactCATCAATATGATTTGGAAGGACTGAGAgctatagattgggtagacacacagagtatcttgcccagagtaggagaatcgataaCCAGAGGGCAtgtgttcaaggtgaagggggaaggatTTTGGGATTttggaatattcttgctattgagggcgtgcagcgtaggtttactaggttaattcccggaatggcgggactatcatatgttgaaagactggagcgactaggcttgtatacactggaatttagaaggatgagaggagatcttatcgaaacgtataagattattaaggggttggacacgttagaggcaggaaacatgttcccaatgttgggggagtccagaacaaggggccacagtttaagaataaggggtaggccatttagaactgagatgaggaaaaactttttcagtgaatctgtggaattctctgcctcaggaggcagtggaggacaattctctgaatgcattcaagagagagctggatagagctcttaaggataatggagtcagggggtatggggagaaggcaggaatggggtactgattgagaatgatgagccatgatcacattgaatgtgctgctcaaagggccgaatggcctcctcctgcacctattgtctattgtctataatctgaagggtaatttttttcgcacaaagggtggtgggtgtatggaacaagctgctggaggaggtagttgaggcaagtactctcgcaacgtttaagatacttttggacagataaatggatgggacaggtttagatggaatatgggaaagaaaactgcggatgctggattaaatcgaaggtacacacaaaatgctggagtaactcagcgggacaggcagcatctctggagagaaggaatgggtgacgtttcgggtcgagacccttcttcagactttagatggaacatgttggactagtgtagattggacatgttggtcgctttgggcaagttgggccaaaaggcttgtttctacgctgtatgactatgacttgaaAAATTAACAATTTTCCAAGAGGAAGATTAACGAGGTTTGATTTGAAGGGACTTCTTGAAATCAAAATCAAATTCTgctattagggtggcacggtggtgcagcggtagagttgctgccttacagcgaatgcagcgccggagacccgggttccatcccgactacgggcgccgtctatacggagtttgtacgttctccccgtgacctgcgtgggttttctccgagatcttcggtttcctcccacactccaaagacgtacagctatgtaggttaattgtcttcacaaaatgctggagtaactcaacaggtcaggcagcatctcaggagagaaggaatgggtgacgtttcgggtcgagacccttcttcagactcgacccgaaacgtcacccattccttctctcctgagatgctgcctgacctgctgaattactccagcattttgtgataccttcgattcgtatcagcatctgcagttattttcctacactaggttaattggcttggtaaatgtaaaattgtcccgagtgtgtgtaggatagtgttaatttgcggggatcgctggtcggcgcggaaccggtgggccgaagggcctgtttccgcactgtatctctaaactaaactaaacttaacaacgAACGGTGCAGCACTTCAGTTGACCGATGACACGTTGGGTCATACCTGTGTTCTATGTTCCCCTACAGCAAACTGCAGAACAGCAAAGCTGGAGGCTTGACTGCCTTCCACGCGCTCCACAGTGCTAGAGTCAATCTTCAGATCGCTGCTGATTTCAGCGCTCTGGATGAAGTCCTCTGTTTTCAAGTCTTCCACTCGCTTCAGTTCGCCATTGGCCAGCTGTATGATGGAGCCCTTCATGAAGTAGGGAGGCAGCTGATTGGAGGCGGCCATAGCTGGAGAGCTGAAGGGCTGGACGAGGGGCAGGTGAACCTGTGCCTGCACCATGGCAGTGTGGTAGGCCGGCTGAGCCACCGGCGGTTCCAGGTGGTGGTAGGTCTCGGCCTTGTGGCCGGCGTTGGTGGCGAAGGGGTGGGACGTGGCGGCGTACTGCGGCGAGGACGTCACCACGGTGGAGCCCATCCCCGGGGCCTCCACCGCCGTGCCGCACACGGGAATGAGGAGCGGGTGGGCGCCGGGGATCACCAGGTGCTGCTGCAGGTTGCCATGGTAGCTCAGGccttgctgctggctgctgatgTAACCGATGAGTGGCTGCTGAGGGCTGGAGTAGACTGCCCCGGCGGGGAGGCCGATGGAGATGTGGTCCGTGGGGGTGTGCGTGGTCTGGATGACCGACTGCGGGGAGAAGGTGGCCTTGCCGTGGTTGAGGTTGGCCTTCTCGTACAAGGCCAGCGGGGAGCTGCCACTGCTCCTCGCCTGTTGCACGTCCAGATCGGTGGTGGGCGTGTGGCTGTTGGGGATGATCATCACGGAGGCCCTGGGGGCTAAAGTTTCCTGTGCAGGGTAGTCGGCCGGGCCTGGGTGGACAACCACGTGGGTGCCGTGCCTTATCTCGTAGTGCCGGGGCAGCGCTTTGGCCCCCGCCTTGTCCACATTCGACTCGTAGCGCCGGCATTTCTCCACCTCGCCGTTCAGCACTTCCCTGCGCGGCGCCAGGTGGGGCCTGGGCTCGCCGGCCTTCCGCTGGGCCTCCCTGTGGGCGGCGGCGTGGTAGCCGGCGTCCGCGTACTGCAGGAGCATGGGCGAGGGGGCGGTGGCGGCGTGGGAGCGCGGCGCCAGCgacgggtgggggtggagggggtgcagCGGGGCTGGGGAGTGAGGCCTGGTCATGTTGGGCGACGGGCTGGGGGCCTGCCCGTACTGCGAGGGTGGCGGCGGGGATACGGGCATCTCTCTGCGCGTCCTGCCCGGCAccgcctgctgctgctgctgctgctgctgctgctgctccaccGCCGCCATCTTGTGCTGGGACGGGCCGCCGAAGATGGCGGAGTAGGGCTCCAGGTGGGAATACTGCGTCGGGGAGGCGGAGGCCAGCGGGGAGGGGACGAACGCCGGCGGCCCCGCGTAGGGCCCGCTGAACGCGGGCGGCCCGACAAACTGGAACGCGGCCGGCTGCAGGGGCGTGTACTCCACCGGCGACATGGAGGGCCCCGGCTGGGCCAAGACGGACGATGAATACACCGCTCGGAGCCGCGGGGCGCCCGGACACGCTCGCACATTCCCGGCCGATGAGTAGTCCACTGCTGTCGGGAGTGGTTTGTATAGTGGCAGGCCAGTTTCCAGTGAGGTTTCCCCAGCTCCCTTGGCATGTCCATACTTCACGCCCACACTGCTTTGGCGGCTGGCTATGTTGGCCAGCCAGGCCAAGTTTTCACTGCGACTCCTCTCGCTCCCGGCGGCCGAGGAGGGAAGGCTGCTGACTGGAAACTCGCGTTTCTTGGGCGGCAGACATTCGTTGCTGCGCTCCTGGTTGGATTTCATCTTTGAAAGACTCACTCAGTGTCTGTTAGGCTTCGATCCGGCTTTGATAAATTGCACGTTGCATTTGTTTTCCGGTAGTTTGCTCCAAAAAGATCCCAGGACTGCACGAGGCTTCATTTC
This portion of the Rhinoraja longicauda isolate Sanriku21f chromosome 2, sRhiLon1.1, whole genome shotgun sequence genome encodes:
- the atxn1a gene encoding ataxin-1a; this translates as MKSNQERSNECLPPKKREFPVSSLPSSAAGSERSRSENLAWLANIASRQSSVGVKYGHAKGAGETSLETGLPLYKPLPTAVDYSSAGNVRACPGAPRLRAVYSSSVLAQPGPSMSPVEYTPLQPAAFQFVGPPAFSGPYAGPPAFVPSPLASASPTQYSHLEPYSAIFGGPSQHKMAAVEQQQQQQQQQQAVPGRTRREMPVSPPPPSQYGQAPSPSPNMTRPHSPAPLHPLHPHPSLAPRSHAATAPSPMLLQYADAGYHAAAHREAQRKAGEPRPHLAPRREVLNGEVEKCRRYESNVDKAGAKALPRHYEIRHGTHVVVHPGPADYPAQETLAPRASVMIIPNSHTPTTDLDVQQARSSGSSPLALYEKANLNHGKATFSPQSVIQTTHTPTDHISIGLPAGAVYSSPQQPLIGYISSQQQGLSYHGNLQQHLVIPGAHPLLIPVCGTAVEAPGMGSTVVTSSPQYAATSHPFATNAGHKAETYHHLEPPVAQPAYHTAMVQAQVHLPLVQPFSSPAMAASNQLPPYFMKGSIIQLANGELKRVEDLKTEDFIQSAEISSDLKIDSSTVERVEGSQASSFAVLQFAVGEHRTQVSVEVLAEHPFFVFGKGWSSCCPERTSQLFGLPCCKLSVGDVCISLTLRNPKNGSLNRGQAADVAPAQPRPPRNYCPASASACRPRYSERENGIVQGNVWENGRPFDGGPAAQPAKPWLGKAEVGRAPSRKRRWSAPETRKVEKTEEQPPLLPRPSFIPQEVKICIEGRSNLGQ